One Fuerstiella marisgermanici DNA window includes the following coding sequences:
- a CDS encoding sulfatase family protein, which yields MRTVKFPPRCVVQLFAALTFGMPNKAAAEGPQAGPPNIVVMLADDMGYGELQCLNPKRGRIPTPQLDAIAASGMIFTDAHSGSSVCTPTRYGLMTGRYAWRTRLQSGVLTGGESLIADDRLTLAKLLKQQGYHTAIVGKWHLGMLFDGKHIPGKVPVGSVVTHGPIDRGGFDEFHGFHHARQIETWIDNNEVMATIKPVDMLPRLTEAAVTYIDSRAKNDAPFFLYVPWSSPHSPVVPSPEWQGRSGLNAHADFVMQTDDSFGQVVAALKRNKQLDNTLIICSSDNGTSAPTSKMEQLQAKGHFPSGDLRGSKADIWDGGHRVPFLVSWPKVVQAGSECEGLVCLTDAIATVADVLNVKLPENSAEDSLSFLPALKRETDHHARTTVIHHSVAGYFSIRHNNWKLSLCPDSGGWTAPKPSAAKWAKRRADNQPLVQLIDMSADIGERNNLAKLQPKRVAELQTMLKIYVMLGRSNIGARQQNDAEIVIYKEPQARKKQAGQKLN from the coding sequence ATGCGGACTGTGAAATTTCCACCACGTTGCGTTGTTCAATTGTTCGCGGCCCTGACCTTCGGAATGCCGAATAAAGCCGCAGCGGAAGGCCCTCAAGCTGGCCCACCCAACATTGTGGTCATGTTGGCGGACGACATGGGATATGGAGAACTGCAGTGTCTGAATCCAAAGCGCGGCCGCATCCCGACACCGCAACTTGATGCCATTGCAGCGTCGGGCATGATCTTCACAGACGCTCATAGCGGCTCGTCCGTCTGCACGCCGACTCGTTATGGACTGATGACCGGCCGCTACGCCTGGCGCACACGCTTGCAATCCGGGGTCCTCACCGGCGGCGAATCATTGATTGCTGACGATCGCTTGACGCTGGCGAAACTGCTAAAGCAGCAGGGCTACCACACGGCCATCGTCGGCAAGTGGCACCTGGGAATGCTTTTCGACGGCAAGCACATTCCCGGCAAAGTGCCCGTGGGAAGCGTGGTGACTCACGGGCCGATTGATCGAGGCGGCTTCGACGAATTCCATGGCTTCCACCACGCTCGCCAGATTGAAACATGGATCGATAACAACGAAGTCATGGCAACGATTAAACCCGTCGACATGCTGCCCCGTCTGACGGAAGCAGCGGTGACGTACATTGATTCGCGAGCCAAAAACGACGCCCCGTTTTTTCTGTATGTACCGTGGAGTTCTCCGCATAGCCCTGTGGTTCCGTCACCGGAATGGCAGGGCCGCAGCGGCCTGAACGCTCATGCCGATTTCGTCATGCAGACCGACGACAGTTTTGGCCAGGTCGTGGCAGCACTCAAACGCAACAAGCAGTTGGACAACACGCTGATCATCTGCAGTTCCGACAACGGCACGTCTGCGCCGACGTCTAAGATGGAACAACTGCAGGCGAAAGGGCATTTTCCCAGCGGAGACCTGCGAGGTTCAAAGGCCGATATCTGGGACGGCGGGCATCGGGTTCCGTTTTTGGTGTCGTGGCCGAAGGTGGTGCAGGCGGGATCGGAGTGCGAAGGATTGGTGTGCTTGACGGATGCGATTGCTACAGTCGCTGATGTGCTGAACGTCAAGCTGCCTGAAAACTCGGCCGAAGACAGTCTCAGTTTTCTTCCAGCGTTGAAACGTGAAACCGACCACCATGCGCGGACGACTGTGATCCATCATTCCGTTGCCGGATATTTTTCCATCCGCCACAACAACTGGAAGCTGTCGCTCTGCCCGGATTCCGGCGGCTGGACGGCCCCCAAACCGTCGGCAGCCAAGTGGGCTAAACGCCGAGCCGACAACCAACCGCTGGTGCAGCTGATTGACATGTCAGCCGACATCGGCGAACGAAACAATCTGGCAAAGCTGCAGCCCAAACGTGTGGCCGAGCTGCAGACAATGCTGAAGATTTACGTTATGCTCGGTCGCAGCAATATCGGAGCTCGTCAGCAGAACGATGCCGAGATCGTGATTTACAAGGAACCGCAGGCCAGAAAAAAGCAGGCTGGCCAAAAACTTAACTGA
- a CDS encoding ExbD/TolR family protein, giving the protein MKFELKKTAGKRRVDMTPMIDCVFQLLLFFLVASNFQEQARITGEGEMGANLPAVAAAMPMVMKPREMIVNVDDGGDFYLDGQLYTERQLAERFNRAQTDNPGNQSVVIRGSEGAEWKYVARVMGLCNQAEIRDYRVAVIPDEENE; this is encoded by the coding sequence ATGAAATTTGAACTCAAAAAAACGGCGGGGAAGCGGCGAGTCGACATGACTCCGATGATCGATTGCGTGTTCCAGTTGCTGTTGTTCTTTCTGGTGGCCAGCAACTTTCAGGAACAGGCTCGCATCACGGGCGAAGGCGAAATGGGAGCCAACCTGCCAGCCGTTGCCGCGGCGATGCCCATGGTCATGAAGCCTCGCGAAATGATCGTCAACGTCGACGACGGCGGTGACTTCTACCTTGACGGGCAACTTTATACCGAACGCCAGTTGGCCGAACGCTTTAACCGAGCTCAAACCGACAACCCGGGTAACCAGTCGGTCGTGATTCGCGGCAGCGAAGGAGCGGAATGGAAGTATGTGGCTCGCGTGATGGGCCTTTGCAACCAAGCCGAAATCCGAGACTACCGCGTAGCTGTAATTCCAGACGAAGAGAACGAGTAA
- a CDS encoding PhoPQ-activated pathogenicity-related family protein: MNVVPSLLRVFVLSISFVAIVGNSSVFGQAVADAVAATPPKATPTDSVPTALHDYVARPEPDFAWKVVRRLETPAGKLTELRLTSQKWHDIVWQHAVEIFEPKTLKFPSHALLFVTGGSQPPKSADAGTIGMGTALAETSGMRVVVLHQVPNQPLFDGRKEDDLITETWLKYLEDGDETWPLLFPMVKSAVKTMDAVQQLSKDEYSTQIDSFVITGASKRGWTSWLTPVADKRIAATAPIVIDTLNFRAQMQHQLDTWGSFSVQIKDYSSKGLIVLGEESKREKHLRLMMDPYTYREQLTLPKLLVNGTNDPYWVVDAMSKYWDDLKGPKYIIQLPNDGHGLKGGREKALRTVGAFARMNADGQPLPKLQFSCDEAADRYVLSVVSDTAPESVFFWRANSTDLDFRDDQWESQEMAASEDGSFHQNFAAEGHTAVFAELIFKTDGVPYSLCTLIYRR, translated from the coding sequence ATGAATGTTGTGCCGTCGTTACTTCGCGTGTTTGTTTTGTCGATCAGCTTTGTTGCAATCGTCGGCAATTCTTCGGTCTTCGGCCAGGCTGTGGCAGACGCAGTCGCAGCTACACCTCCGAAAGCCACACCGACAGACAGTGTGCCAACCGCATTGCATGACTATGTGGCCCGCCCTGAACCCGACTTTGCGTGGAAGGTTGTTCGTCGTCTGGAAACGCCGGCCGGAAAGCTGACGGAACTGCGTCTGACCTCCCAGAAATGGCACGACATTGTCTGGCAACATGCTGTTGAGATCTTCGAACCGAAGACGTTGAAGTTTCCTTCGCACGCGCTGTTGTTTGTGACCGGGGGTTCTCAACCGCCGAAGTCTGCAGACGCAGGCACCATCGGTATGGGAACGGCACTGGCAGAGACATCAGGTATGCGAGTTGTCGTGTTGCACCAGGTTCCCAACCAGCCACTGTTTGATGGTCGCAAGGAAGACGACCTCATCACAGAAACGTGGCTGAAATACCTGGAAGACGGCGATGAAACCTGGCCGCTGTTATTTCCGATGGTCAAGAGTGCCGTCAAAACGATGGACGCGGTACAGCAGCTTTCAAAGGATGAGTACAGCACTCAGATCGATTCGTTTGTGATTACCGGCGCATCAAAACGAGGCTGGACAAGCTGGCTGACACCAGTCGCGGACAAACGCATCGCCGCGACTGCACCGATCGTGATCGACACGCTCAACTTTCGAGCTCAAATGCAGCACCAACTGGATACGTGGGGCAGCTTTAGCGTGCAGATCAAAGACTACAGCAGCAAGGGACTGATTGTTCTGGGAGAAGAATCCAAACGCGAAAAACATCTGCGTTTAATGATGGACCCTTATACGTATCGAGAGCAACTCACGCTGCCCAAGCTGCTGGTGAACGGCACCAACGATCCGTATTGGGTGGTCGACGCGATGTCTAAATACTGGGACGATCTGAAAGGGCCGAAGTATATTATTCAGCTTCCCAACGACGGCCATGGCCTGAAGGGCGGCCGCGAAAAAGCATTGCGCACTGTCGGCGCATTTGCTCGGATGAATGCTGACGGCCAGCCACTGCCGAAGCTTCAGTTTAGTTGCGATGAGGCGGCAGATCGCTACGTGCTGTCCGTCGTGAGCGACACCGCTCCGGAATCCGTGTTCTTCTGGCGAGCAAATTCCACGGACCTTGACTTCCGCGATGATCAATGGGAGTCACAAGAAATGGCGGCCAGCGAAGACGGATCGTTTCATCAGAATTTTGCAGCCGAAGGGCACACCGCCGTCTTTGCAGAATTGATCTTTAAGACGGACGGCGTGCCATATTCGCTGTGTACACTGATTTATCGTCGATGA